From a single Apium graveolens cultivar Ventura chromosome 2, ASM990537v1, whole genome shotgun sequence genomic region:
- the LOC141707486 gene encoding wall-associated receptor kinase 2-like translates to MNVGDFAKPGCQTQCGNLKVPYPFGIVSKGNEEHNCSLSRGFQITCNNSANPPKALMNEYLYEIFDISDTELRIGNDVAKSCYNQSGAYSEYIVSNEVDGTTFSYSSANVLSVVGCDDSADSYRDGSLLPKGCTTTCINREEFDEDGCFGTGCCQVPFSARNFYRISLRSFTNHNNSISPCGYAFLGEKNSFNFNGSTDLNDSDFKSKTEARVPVVLDWVIEQDTNCAQAEVSDSYACRYANTYCIDVPISSGGYRCSCKQGYEGNPYLTPGCKDIDECADPNKNDCAKTCINMPGNYKCSCPPGYYGDGRKNNMGCIADQVPRVRSQFPLIKLLIGMSIGCILLIVGTNWLYCLIRKRKHNQLRDKFFQQNGGLLLKQQCKSKEGVIIESTKLFTDEELKKATNNYASDTILGQGGYGIVFKGILLDQRVVAIKKSKIMDKTQIEQFINEMIILTQVNHRNVVKFLGCCLECEVPLLVYEFVSNGTLFEHVHNINGGASWLSLENRLRIAAESSGALAYLHSATSIPVIHRDVKLANILLDDNRVAKISDFGASRLVPLDQTQVTTLVQGTLGYLDPEYFHTGQLTDKSDVYSFGVVLAELLTGRKPICMERSPEDRNIATYFITSVNENRLFQILEPRLVKEGTLEQLEIAGQLVKRCLSLNGRERPTMKEVTAEIESLRKYSKHPWANQQGIEEATSLIGRTEIQHSDLYEIQLNSYNDFGHGSRQYSSSSSTISLLHPSNSRR, encoded by the exons ATGAATGTTGGAGACTTTGCAAAGCCAGGATGTCAAACTCAATGCGGAAATCTCAAAGTCCCATATCCGTTTGGTATTGTATCAAAAGGGAATGAAGAACACAATTGTTCCTTAAGCAGGGGATTCCAAATTACCTGCAACAATTCTGCCAACCCTCCCAAGGCTTTAATGAATGAATATCTCTATGAGATTTTTGATATATCAGACACCGAGCTGCGCATTGGTAACGATGTGGCTAAAAGCTGCTACAATCAATCTGGCGCATACAGTGAATATATTGTATCAAATGAAGTGGACGGGACTACGTTCAGTTATTCCAGTGCCAATGTGTTGAGTGTTGTAGGTTGTGATGACTCTGCAGATTCCTATCGAGATGGTTCTCTGCTTCCTAAAGGATGCACTACAACATGTATCAATAGAGAGGAGTTCGATGAAGACGGATGTTTTGGCACTGGCTGTTGCCAAGTACCCTTTAGCGCTCGCAATTTCTATAGGATCTCCCTCCGTAGCTTTACCAATCATAACAATAGCATCTCGCCTTGCGGCTATGCCTTTCTGGGTGAAAAAAACAGCTTCAACTTTAATGGTAGTACAGATCTTAACGATTCAGACTTCAAAAGTAAGACCGAGGCTAGGGTCCCAGTTGTACTCGACTGGGTGATTGAACAGGATACAAATTGTGCTCAAGCAGAAGTCTCTGATTCTTATGCTTGCAGGTATGCGAATACCTATTGCATTGATGTGCCTATAAGTTCCGGTGGCTACCGGTGCAGTTGTAAACAAGGCTACGAGGGTAATCCTTATCTCACCCCGGGATGCAAAG ATATCGATGAATGTGCAGATCCAAACAAGAATGACTGTGCGAAGACTTGCATTAATATGCCAGGGAATTACAAATGTTCTTGCCCACCTGGTTATTACGGTGATGGTAGAAAAAATAACATGGGTTGTATTGCTGATCAAGTTCCTCGTGTGAGGTCGCAGTTTCCTTTAATCAAGTTATTAATAG GTATGTCAATCGGTTGCATCTTGTTGATAGTTGGAACGAATTGGTTATACTGCCTCATCAGAAAAAGAAAACATAATCAACTAAGGGATAAGTTCTTCCAGCAAAATGGTGGCCTCCTTTTAAAACAACAATGTAAGTCAAAGGAAGGTGTTATTATAGAGTCGACAAAACTTTTTACAGATGAAGAACTGAAGAAAGCAACAAATAACTATGCCTCTGACACGATACTTGGACAGGGAGGTTATGGCATAGTGTTCAAAGGTATTTTACTTGATCAACGTGTAGTTGCAATCAAAAAATCCAAAATTATGGACAAGACTCAAATAGAGCAATTTATCAATGAGATGATAATTCTTACACAAGTTAACCACAGAAATGTGGTTAAATTTCTGGGGTGTTGTCTAGAGTGTGAAGTACCACTGTTGGTTTATGAGTTTGTCTCAAATGGTACCTTATTCGAACATGTTCACAATATAAATGGAGGCGCGTCATGGTTATCTTTAGAAAATCGGCTGAGAATTGCTGCTGAATCTTCAGGCGCGCTGGCATATCTTCACTCGGCAACTTCCATTCCCGTCATTCACAGAGATGTCAAGCTAGCTAACATTTTACTAGATGATAATCGTGTAGCCAAAATTTCAGATTTTGGAGCATCGAGACTTGTACCTTTAGATCAAACCCAAGTGACGACATTGGTCCAAGGAACCTTGGGTTATCTGGACCCTGAATACTTCCACACAGGCCAGTTGACAGACAAAAGTGATGTTTATAGTTTTGGAGTGGTCCTGGCGGAGCTTTTGACAGGGAGAAAACCAATTTGCATGGAAAGATCACCTGAAGACAGAAACATAGCTACATATTTTATCACCTCTGTGAATGAGAATCGACTTTTTCAAATACTAGAGCCTCGATTGGTGAAGGAAGGGACGTTAGAGCAACTTGAAATAGCTGGTCAGCTAGTGAAGAGGTGTCTTAGCCTTAATGGTAGAGAAAGGCCTACAATGAAGGAAGTTACTGCGGAAATAGAAAGTTTGAGAAAGTATTCTAAACATCCTTGGGCTAATCAACAGGGCATCGAAGAGGCAACGAGTTTAATAGGTCGTACAGAGATTCAACACTCAGATCTTTATGAAATTCAACTAAATTCTTACAATGATTTTGGGCATGGATCCAGACAGTATAGCTCAAGTAGTAGTACTATTAGTTTGTTGCACCCATCAAACAGCCGTCGTTGA
- the LOC141707485 gene encoding wall-associated receptor kinase 2-like has protein sequence MHLLILLVFAWGLEAAPFGYNSTNNTILKVGVFAKPGCQSQCGNLKVAYPFGIISEGDQDLNCSMNSWFDITCNTTVNPPKAFIELNDAHFEVFDISDSELRISNLGAEACYDLSPSLYTSYYTSLDLGNTSYTYSGANVLTVVGCDDWANFYQAEDEDLPTGCTTICHNEKEVRKDECSGSGCCQVTVNALKYYYVDLGTYGNHTDNISSFNPCGYAFLGEKKRFNFLGLSDLKDVAALNNKIETTVPIVLDWVIDENRTCAQAAQHSNSFACRYAHTYCIDGGKSSGGYRCSCNQGYEGNPYLSPGCKDIDECADPNNNQCEKTCINTLGNYTCSCPHGYDGDGRKDGSGCVARSSKFPLIKFILGLSFSCISLFVGTITSYCIVQKRKHTQLREKFFEQNGGLLFKQQSNSKDGSAVDSTKLFTDKELKKATNNYASDRIIGQGGYGIVFKGILPDQRVVAIKRSKTIDKSQVEQFINEMVILTQVNHRNVVKLLGCCLECEVPLLVYEFVSNGTLFHHVHNTDGRMSWLSLENRLRIAAECSSALAYLHSAASIPVIHRDVKLANILLDDHHVAKISDFGASRLVPLNQTQVTTLVQGTLGYLDPEYIHKGHLTAKSDVYSFGVVLAELLTGKKPISYMRSLEDRHLATFFVTAVDEHRIFQILDPRVVREGTFEQLEAAARLVKRCLSLYCKERPTMKEVTMEIERLRIFNKHLWAIQHGNEETTRFIDRMDVQHSDLYEIQPSSNHNIRDTPEQYNSSPVSLLHYSPR, from the exons ATGCACTTGCTTATATTGCTTGTTTTTGCTTGGGGGCTAGAAGCTGCCCCTTTTGGATATAATAGCACTAACAACACTATTTTGAAGGTCGGAGTGTTTGCTAAGCCAGGATGTCAAAGCCAATGCGGAAACCTCAAAGTAGCATATCCGTTTGGAATCATATCAGAAGGGGATCAAGATCTGAATTGTTCCATGAATTCCTGGTTTGATATTACCTGCAACACAACTGTCAACCCTCCCAAGGCCTTCATAGAACTTAACGATGCTCACTTCGAGGTATTTGATATATCAGACTCTGAACTGCGCATTAGTAACCTCGGGGCCGAAGCGTGCTATGATCTATCTCCGTCACTTTACACGAGCTATTACACGTCACTTGATCTGGGGAACACTTCATACACGTATTCTGGCGCAAATGTGTTGACCGTTGTTGGTTGTGATGATTGGGCAAACTTCTACCAGGCTGAAGACGAAGATTTGCCTACAGGATGCACTACCATCTGTCACAATGAGAAGGAAGTCAGGAAAGACGAGTGTTCTGGAAGTGGCTGTTGCCAAGTAACCGTTAATGCTCTCAAGTACTATTATGTTGACCTCGGTACCTATGGCAACCATACAGACAACATTTCATCTTTTAACCCTTGCGGCTATGCATTTTTGGGTGAAAAAAAGCGCTTCAATTTTCTTGGTCTTTCAGATCTTAAAGATGTCGCAGCCTTAAACAATAAGATCGAGACTACTGTACCTATAGTACTCGACTGGGTGATTGATGAAAATAGAACTTGTGCTCAAGCAGCTCAGCACTCTAATTCTTTTGCTTGCAGATATGCACATACCTACTGTATTGACGGAGGTAAAAGTTCAGGTGGCTACCGTTGCAGCTGTAATCAAGGTTACGAGGGTAATCCATATCTTAGCCCAGGATGCAAAG ATATAGATGAATGTGCAGATCCAAACAACAATCAATGTGAGAAGACATGCATTAATACTTTAGGTAATTATACATGTTCTTGTCCGCATGGTTATGACGGCGATGGCAGGAAAGATGGCAGTGGTTGCGTTGCTAGAAGTTCCAAGTTCCCCCTGATCAAGTTCATATTAG GTTTGTCATTTAGTTGCATCTCATTATTCGTTGGAACTATTACCTCATACTGCATCGTTCAGAAAAGAAAACATACTCAATTAAGAGAGAAGTTCTTCGAGCAAAATGGAGGTCTCCTATTTAAACAACAGAGCAATTCAAAGGACGGAAGTGCTGTTGATTCAACTAAACTTTTTACAGACAAGGAACTGAAGAAAGCAACAAATAACTATGCCTCTGATAGGATTATTGGACAAGGTGGTTATGGTATAGTGTTCAAAGGAATTCTACCTGATCAACGTGTAGTTGCTATCAAAAGGTCAAAAACAATTGATAAGAGTCAAGTGGAGCAATTCATTAATGAGATGGTTATTCTTACACAAGTTAACCACAGGAATGTGGTGAAACTCCTGGGGTGTTGTTTAGAGTGTGAAGTACCTCTGTTAGTTTATGAGTTTGTCTCAAATGGTACCTTATTCCATCATGTCCACAACACGGATGGAAGGATGTCATGGTTATCTTTGGAGAATCGGCTGAGAATTGCTGCTGAATGTTCTAGTGCACTTGCATATCTTCACTCTGCAGCTTCCATACCCGTCATTCATAGAGATGTCAAGTTAGCCAACATTTTACTGGATGATCATCATGTGGCCAAAATTTCAGATTTCGGAGCATCAAGGCTTGTACCATTGAATCAAACCCAAGTGACTACATTAGTCCAAGGGACCTTGGGCTACTTAGACCCTGAATACATTCACAAAGGCCACTTGACAGCCAAAAGTGATGTTTATAGTTTTGGCGTGGTCCTTGCCGAGCTCTTAACCGGGAAAAAACCAATTTCCTATATGAGATCCCTTGAAGACAGACACTTAGCTACATTTTTTGTCACCGCTGTAGATGAACATCGAATTTTTCAAATACTGGATCCTAGAGTAGTGCGTGAAGGGACATTCGAGCAACTCGAAGCAGCTGCTCGACTTGTGAAGAGGTGTCTTAGCCTTTATTGTAAAGAAAGGCCTACAATGAAGGAAGTTACAATGGAAATAGAAAGACTGAGAATATTCAACAAGCATCTATGGGCAATTCAACATGGCAATGAAGAGACCACACGCTTTATAGATCGGATGGACGTTCAGCATTCGGATCTCTATGAAATTCAACCAAGTTCAAATCATAACATAAGGGATACCCCGGAACAGTATAACTCAAGTCCTGTCAGTTTGTTGCATTACAGCCCTCGTTGA
- the LOC141690391 gene encoding wall-associated receptor kinase 2-like, with the protein MKMKMHLLFVLICAWGLEASTSTSGYNTTSHSIMNVGDFAKPGCESQCGNLKVPYPFGIQSEGNDVPSCSINYEFEIICDTSTNPPKAFIKTWNNIEIFDISDNEMRISNVVAENCYDQSGSYRNNSVSTELDGTTFTFSSANVLTVVGCDDYVDIFKGSSLPKGCGTTCLTEKEIDKDGCFGTGCCQVSINILDFYIIYLLSYQNHTTNNITSFNPCSYAFLGEKDSFDFSLLSNLKDATLKNKILDTVPIVLDWVIDKNTTCAQATQDSNTFACRYANSHCIDAGIRSGGYRCTCNQGYEGNPYLSPGCKDIDECADPTKNDCQKTCINIPGDYNCSCPRDYNGDGRKSGSGCAAKRLSRFPLIKFIIGASLGCIFIIVGTHWLYYVIKKRKHTQLREKFFKQNGGLLLKQQSLSKEGVTVESTKLFTSEELKKATNNYASDRILGQGGYGIVFKGFLPEQRVVAIKRSKIMDKNQIEQFINEMVILTQVNHRNVVKLLGCCLECEVPLLVYEFVSNGTLYDHVHKIDGGMSWLSLENRLRIAAETSGALAYLHSAASIPVIHRDVKLANILLDDRNVAKISDFGASRLVSLDQTQVTTLVQGTLGYLDPEYFHSGQLTDKSDVYSFGVVLAELLTGRKPICMERSSADQNLATYFIASVNKHQIFQILEPRVVKEGTLEQLETVAQLVKRCLSLNGKERPTMKEVTMEIESLRKLTRHPWANQHRNEETTSLTGHTVIQPSDLYGIQPGSNNNVIGNNTEQYESSTISLSPSSTCNPR; encoded by the exons ATGAAAATGAAGATGCACCTGCTTTTTGTCTTGATTTGTGCGTGGGGTCTAGAAGCTTCCACTTCCACTTCAGGATATAATACCACTAGTCACAGTATTATGAATGTTGGAGACTTTGCTAAGCCGGGATGTGAAAGCCAATGTGGAAACTTGAAAGTGCCATATCCCTTTGGCATCCAATCAGAGGGGAACGATGTCCCGAGTTGTTCCATAAATTACGAGTTTGAAATTATCTGCGACACTTCTACCAACCCTCCGAAGGCTTTTATAAAAACTTGGAACAACATTGAGATTTTTGATATATCAGACAACGAGATGCGCATTAGTAACGTTGTGGCTGAAAACTGTTATGATCAATCTGGTTCTTACAGAAATAATTCTGTTTCAACTGAATTGGACGGAACTACATTCACGTTTTCTAGCGCAAATGTGTTGACTGTAGTGGGCTGTGATGACTATGTAGACATCTTTAAGGGCTCCTCTCTGCCTAAAGGCTGCGGTACCACATGTCTGACTGAGAAGGAAATAGATAAAGACGGGTGTTTTGGCACTGGTTGTTGCCAAGTATCCATTAATATTCTCGATTTCTACATAATCTACCTCCTTAGCTATCAGAACCACACTACAAATAACATCACGTCTTTTAACCCTTGCAGCTATGCTTTTTTGGGTGAAAAAGACAGCTTTGATTTTAGTCTTCTTTCAAATCTTAAAGATGCAACTTTGAAGAATAAGATCCTGGACACTGTCCCTATAGTACTGGACTGGGTCATTGATAAGAATACAACGTGTGCTCAAGCAACTCAAGACTCTAATACTTTTGCTTGCAGATATGCAAATAGCCATTGCATTGACGCAGGCATAAGATCTGGTGGCTATCGTTGCACTTGTAACCAAGGTTACGAAGGTAATCCATATCTCAGCCCAGGATGCAAAG ATATCGATGAATGTGCAGATCCTACCAAGAACGATTGTCAGAAGACTTGCATTAATATTCCAGGGGATTACAACTGTTCTTGTCCACGTGATTATAACGGTGATGGCAGGAAAAGTGGCAGTGGTTGTGCTGCTAAAAGGCTGTCCAGGTTTCCCTTGATCAAGTTCATTATAG GTGCGTCACTTGGTTGCATCTTCATAATCGTTGGAACTCATTGGCTATACTATGTAATTAAGAAAAGAAAACATACTCAATTAAGAGAGAAGTTCTTCAAACAAAATGGCGGTCTCCTGTTAAAACAACAAAGTCTTTCAAAGGAGGGTGTTACGGTTGAGTCAACAAAACTTTTCACAAGTGAAGAGTTGAAGAAAGCAACGAATAATTATGCCTCTGACAGAATCCTTGGACAAGGTGGCTATGGTATAGTTTTTAAAGGATTTTTACCTGAACAACGTGTTGTTGCAATTAAAAGGTCCAAAATAATGGATAAGAATCAAATAGAGCAATTTATCAATGAGATGGTGATTCTTACACAAGTTAACCACAGAAATGTGGTTAAACTTCTTGGGTGTTGTTTAGAGTGTGAAGTACCTCTGTTGGTTTATGAGTTCGTCTCCAATGGTACCTTATATGATCATGTCCACAAGATAGATGGAGGCATGTCATGGTTATCACTAGAAAACCGGTTGAGAATTGCTGCTGAAACTTCAGGTGCCCTTGCATATCTTCACTCGGCAGCATCCATACCCGTTATTCATAGAGATGTCAAGTTAGCCAATATTTTACTGGATGATCGGAATGTGGCCAAAATTTCTGATTTTGGAGCATCGAGGCTTGTATCCTTGGACCAAACCCAAGTGACTACATTAGTCCAAGGGACCTTAGGGTACTTGGACCCTGAATACTTCCACTCAGGCCAATTGACCGACAAAAGTGATGTTTATAGTTTTGGAGTTGTCCTTGCAGAGCTTTTAACAGGAAGAAAACCAATTTGCATGGAGAGATCCTCTGCAGACCAAAACCTGGCTACATATTTTATCGCCTCTGTAAATAAACATCAGATTTTTCAAATCCTAGAGCCTCGAGTGGTGAAGGAAGGAACGTTGGAGCAACTCGAAACAGTTGCTCAACTTGTAAAGAGATGCCTTAGCTTGAATGGTAAAGAAAGACCTACAATGAAGGAAGTTACGATGGAAATAGAAAGTTTGAGAAAACTTACTAGACATCCATGGGCAAATCAACATCGCAATGAAGAGACCACAAGTTTAACAGGTCATACTGTGATTCAACCTTCAGACCTTTATGGAATTCAACCAGGCTCTAATAACAATGTAATTGGAAATAATACTGAACAGTATGAGTCAAGTACTATCAGTTTGTCGCCCTCGTCGACCTGCAACCCTCGTTGA